Proteins encoded in a region of the Methylobacterium radiotolerans JCM 2831 genome:
- a CDS encoding alpha-amylase family glycosyl hydrolase codes for MASWIEQTVWWQVFPLGFVGAPQEAEPAALVTHRLSHLHGWLDYAVELGASGLALGPIFAASTHGYDTVDHFRIDPRLGDEADFDALIAAARARGLRVLLDGVFNHVGRAHPAFQDVLRHGPGSERAGWFRLSWPRGSGPGIEPDYACFEGHRQLVTLNHDDPRVADHVAAVMGHWIARGADGWRLDAAYAVPPRFWARVLRQVRLAHPEAYVVGEVIHGDYARIVQDSGLDAVTQYELWKAIWSALNDRNLFELAHALDRHNGYLDRFAPLTFVGNHDVTRIASRLTDERHLPHALAILLTCGGTPSIYAGDEQAFRGVKEERVGGDDAIRPAFPPTPADLAPYGWPVYRLHQDLIALRRRQGGLHRARARTLHLAKAELVLALGDGRARVMTALNLADAAATLPVPEARAIEAGGGDLAEAGGAGARVTLPAHGWAILSV; via the coding sequence GTGGCGTCCTGGATCGAACAGACTGTCTGGTGGCAGGTCTTTCCCCTCGGCTTCGTCGGGGCCCCCCAGGAGGCCGAGCCCGCCGCCCTGGTCACGCACCGCCTCTCCCACCTGCACGGCTGGCTCGACTACGCGGTCGAGCTCGGCGCGTCCGGGCTGGCGCTCGGGCCGATCTTCGCGGCCTCCACGCACGGCTACGACACGGTCGACCATTTCCGCATCGACCCGCGCCTGGGCGACGAGGCCGATTTCGACGCGCTGATCGCGGCGGCCCGGGCCCGCGGCCTCCGGGTCCTGCTCGACGGCGTGTTCAACCATGTCGGGCGGGCCCACCCCGCCTTCCAGGACGTCCTGCGGCACGGGCCCGGATCCGAGCGGGCCGGCTGGTTCAGGCTGTCCTGGCCGCGGGGCTCCGGCCCGGGCATCGAGCCGGACTACGCCTGCTTCGAGGGGCACCGGCAGCTCGTCACGCTCAACCACGACGATCCGCGCGTCGCCGACCACGTCGCCGCCGTCATGGGCCACTGGATCGCCCGGGGCGCCGACGGCTGGCGGCTGGACGCGGCCTACGCGGTGCCGCCGCGCTTCTGGGCGCGCGTCCTGCGGCAGGTCCGCCTCGCGCATCCGGAGGCCTACGTTGTCGGCGAGGTGATCCACGGCGATTACGCCCGGATCGTGCAGGACAGCGGCCTGGACGCGGTGACCCAGTACGAGCTGTGGAAGGCGATCTGGAGCGCCCTCAACGATCGCAACCTGTTCGAGCTGGCTCACGCCCTGGACCGGCACAACGGCTATCTCGACCGGTTCGCGCCCCTGACCTTCGTGGGCAACCACGACGTGACGCGGATCGCGAGCCGGCTCACGGACGAGCGGCACCTGCCGCACGCGCTGGCGATCCTGCTGACCTGCGGCGGGACGCCCTCGATCTACGCCGGCGACGAGCAGGCCTTCCGCGGCGTGAAGGAGGAGCGGGTCGGCGGCGACGACGCCATCCGGCCGGCCTTCCCGCCGACGCCCGCGGATCTCGCCCCGTACGGCTGGCCGGTCTACCGGCTGCACCAGGATCTGATCGCCCTCCGGCGGCGCCAGGGCGGGCTGCACCGCGCGCGGGCGCGGACGCTGCACCTCGCCAAGGCAGAGCTCGTGCTCGCGCTGGGCGACGGGCGCGCGCGGGTGATGACGGCCCTGAACCTCGCCGACGCGGCCGCGACGCTGCCGGTGCCGGAGGCCCGGGCGATCGAGGCCGGCGGCGGCGACCTCGCCGAGGCCGGCGGCGCCGGGGCCCGCGTGACCCTGCCGGCCCACGGCTGGGCCATCCTGAGCGTCTGA
- a CDS encoding RNA polymerase subunit sigma-70, translated as MISGSGIRSGTCLRQDFPEVADLDENSRLGRLLGRLSEAAAAAESEGQVPAGFGAALIEAVPDLRRRALTLIRDAIAGDVQGDDLVRLTLLKAWERRAEFRSGTGMPDRLVTILRSRPISGRVAYRFAAPDPDDVRSAALRAGPAGTRAVNRHVC; from the coding sequence GTGATCTCCGGATCGGGCATCCGATCCGGAACGTGTCTGCGGCAGGATTTTCCAGAAGTTGCAGATCTCGACGAAAATTCGCGCTTAGGGCGCCTGCTCGGCCGCCTGTCGGAGGCCGCGGCCGCCGCGGAGTCCGAGGGGCAGGTCCCCGCCGGCTTCGGAGCGGCGCTGATCGAGGCCGTGCCGGATCTGCGCCGCCGCGCGCTGACGCTGATCCGCGACGCCATCGCGGGCGACGTCCAGGGAGACGACCTCGTGCGGCTCACCCTCCTGAAGGCCTGGGAGCGCCGGGCGGAGTTCCGGAGCGGCACCGGGATGCCCGATCGGCTCGTCACGATCCTGCGCAGCCGCCCCATCAGCGGCCGCGTGGCGTACCGCTTCGCGGCGCCGGATCCCGACGATGTCAGGTCGGCGGCGCTCCGCGCCGGGCCGGCCGGCACGCGCGCTGTAAACCGGCATGTCTGCTGA
- a CDS encoding YggT family protein — translation MNALIWLFDTVVQLFIYVLIASAVLSWLVAFNVVNVRNPIVAQIGEVLYRLTEPVLRPIRNLLPNLGGVDISPIILILLLLFISRLLHEYAVPATYVYAQ, via the coding sequence ATGAACGCCCTGATCTGGCTCTTCGACACGGTCGTCCAGCTTTTCATCTACGTCCTCATCGCGAGCGCGGTTCTCAGCTGGCTGGTGGCGTTCAACGTGGTGAACGTGCGCAACCCGATCGTCGCGCAGATCGGCGAGGTGCTCTACCGGCTGACCGAGCCGGTGCTGCGGCCGATCCGCAACCTGCTGCCCAATCTCGGCGGCGTCGACATCTCGCCGATCATCCTGATCCTGCTGCTGCTGTTCATCAGCCGCCTGCTGCACGAGTACGCCGTGCCCGCCACCTACGTTTACGCGCAGTAG
- a CDS encoding helix-turn-helix transcriptional regulator produces MTAGVDRHELRQIIAGLSEGVILVEPDQTIAYANAAALAMHGAQSLDELGPTVDAYRDRFCLRYRNHIVPNQYPIERVVAGERFHDVVVEVRRADRPDVDFVHSLRSLVATDRDGNPSCLALILKDVSDQFEAEERFERTFNANPAPAVITRLSDLRHVKVNHGFLEMTGHTRDAVIGRSVYEVDVLAGARNRDLAVARLNAGGTIPQMEACLDLPDGGSRFVIVAGQPIAMGDEPCMLFTFADLELRRKAEAALRQSEERFATAFRMTPVPTVLVRADDGQVTGVNEAFSRVFGLGEDRVVGRSLAEAGLWVADKQRLQVEAALERQGYVLGVEVCLRHESGANLDCLVSAERITINETAFVLLVLQDITERKHTERELFDAIETVMADTSWFSRGLIEKLANLRRPGREAGDAAAPNLTVRERQILNLICSGLSDDAIARKLGLSRNTVRNHGAALYRKIGIHKRSEAVVWGRENGFPLNISDG; encoded by the coding sequence GTGACGGCGGGGGTCGACAGGCATGAGCTCCGGCAGATCATCGCCGGGTTGAGCGAGGGCGTGATCCTGGTCGAGCCCGACCAGACCATCGCTTACGCCAACGCCGCCGCCCTGGCGATGCACGGCGCCCAGAGCCTCGACGAGCTCGGCCCCACCGTCGACGCCTACCGCGACCGCTTCTGCCTGCGCTACCGCAACCACATCGTACCCAACCAGTACCCGATCGAGCGCGTCGTGGCCGGCGAGCGCTTCCACGACGTCGTGGTCGAGGTGCGGCGGGCCGACAGACCCGACGTGGACTTCGTCCACTCCCTGCGCAGCCTCGTGGCCACCGACCGCGACGGCAACCCGAGCTGCCTCGCCCTGATCCTCAAGGACGTCTCCGACCAGTTCGAGGCCGAGGAGCGGTTCGAGCGCACCTTCAACGCCAACCCGGCCCCGGCCGTGATCACGCGGCTGTCCGACCTGCGCCACGTCAAGGTCAACCACGGCTTCCTGGAGATGACCGGCCACACCCGCGACGCCGTCATCGGCCGCAGCGTCTACGAGGTCGACGTCCTGGCCGGCGCCCGCAACCGCGACCTCGCCGTCGCGCGCCTCAACGCCGGCGGCACGATCCCGCAGATGGAGGCCTGCCTCGACCTGCCCGACGGCGGCAGCCGCTTCGTGATCGTCGCCGGGCAGCCGATCGCGATGGGCGACGAGCCCTGCATGCTGTTCACCTTCGCCGACCTCGAGCTGCGCCGCAAAGCCGAGGCCGCGCTGCGCCAGAGCGAGGAGCGCTTCGCCACGGCGTTCCGGATGACGCCGGTGCCGACCGTGCTGGTGCGCGCCGACGACGGCCAGGTCACGGGTGTGAACGAGGCGTTCAGCCGGGTCTTCGGCCTGGGCGAGGACCGCGTCGTCGGCCGCTCGCTGGCGGAGGCCGGGCTGTGGGTCGCCGACAAGCAGCGCCTGCAGGTCGAGGCCGCGCTGGAGCGCCAGGGCTACGTGCTGGGCGTCGAGGTCTGCCTGCGCCACGAGAGCGGCGCGAACCTCGACTGCCTGGTCTCGGCCGAGCGGATCACGATCAACGAGACCGCCTTCGTGCTGCTGGTGCTGCAGGACATCACCGAGCGCAAGCACACCGAGCGGGAGCTGTTCGACGCGATCGAGACGGTGATGGCCGACACGTCGTGGTTCAGCCGCGGGCTGATCGAGAAGCTGGCCAACCTGCGCCGGCCGGGCCGGGAGGCGGGCGACGCGGCGGCGCCGAACCTGACGGTGCGCGAGCGCCAGATCCTCAACCTGATCTGCTCGGGGCTCAGCGACGACGCGATCGCGCGCAAGCTCGGCCTGTCGCGCAACACGGTGCGCAATCACGGCGCCGCGCTCTACCGCAAGATCGGCATCCACAAGCGCAGCGAGGCGGTCGTCTGGGGGCGCGAGAACGGTTTTCCCCTGAACATCTCTGACGGATAG
- a CDS encoding MaoC family dehydratase produces the protein MKTNPGRFFEDFRLGETIRHATPRTVTVGDVALYTGLYGPRFAVQSSDAFARAIGYPKSPLDDLLTFHMVFGKTVPDVSLNALANLGYAEGGFRRPVYPGETLSTVSEVIGLKESSNRQTGVVYVRSVGSDERGETVLSYCRWVLVRKRDPEAAIAEEHVPSLAKVVDPQDLAGALPKLSAAAYDTDLAGSPHRFADYAVGEKIDHVDGMTVEEAEHQIATRLFQNTAKVHFDGLAAKDTRFGRRLIYGGHVISLARALSFNGLGNAFALAGINAGRHVAPLFSGDTVYAWSEVLATADVGRDDVGLLRLRTVATKNQPCGAFPDRAGDGYDPAVILDLDYWAFVPK, from the coding sequence GTGAAGACGAATCCCGGCCGCTTCTTCGAGGATTTCCGCCTCGGCGAGACCATCCGCCACGCCACCCCGCGCACCGTGACGGTGGGCGACGTGGCGCTCTACACCGGCCTCTACGGTCCGCGCTTCGCCGTGCAGTCGTCGGACGCCTTCGCCCGGGCCATCGGCTACCCGAAGAGCCCGCTCGACGACCTGCTCACCTTCCACATGGTGTTCGGCAAGACCGTCCCGGACGTCTCCCTCAACGCGCTGGCCAATCTCGGCTACGCCGAGGGCGGGTTCCGGCGGCCGGTCTATCCGGGCGAGACGCTCTCCACGGTGTCGGAGGTGATCGGCCTCAAGGAGAGCTCGAACCGGCAGACCGGCGTGGTCTATGTCCGCTCGGTGGGGTCCGACGAGCGCGGCGAGACCGTGCTGAGCTATTGCCGCTGGGTGCTCGTGCGCAAGCGCGACCCCGAGGCGGCGATCGCCGAGGAGCACGTGCCGAGCCTCGCCAAGGTGGTCGACCCGCAGGACCTCGCGGGCGCCCTGCCGAAGCTCTCGGCCGCCGCCTACGACACCGACCTCGCCGGCAGCCCGCACCGCTTCGCGGATTACGCGGTGGGTGAGAAGATCGACCACGTCGACGGCATGACCGTCGAGGAGGCCGAGCACCAGATCGCCACGCGCCTGTTCCAGAACACCGCCAAGGTGCATTTCGACGGGCTGGCCGCCAAGGACACCCGCTTCGGCCGGCGCCTGATCTACGGCGGCCACGTGATCTCGCTGGCGCGGGCGCTGAGCTTCAACGGGCTCGGCAACGCCTTCGCCCTCGCGGGCATCAACGCCGGCCGCCACGTGGCGCCGCTGTTTTCCGGCGACACGGTCTATGCCTGGAGCGAGGTGCTGGCGACCGCCGATGTCGGCCGCGACGATGTCGGGCTCCTGCGCCTGCGCACGGTCGCCACCAAGAACCAACCCTGCGGTGCCTTCCCGGACCGCGCCGGCGACGGCTACGACCCGGCGGTGATCCTCGACCTCGACTACTGGGCGTTCGTGCCGAAGTAG
- a CDS encoding outer membrane protein — protein sequence MSRRADSRPFRRLAAGLVLGACWLPAGPAAAQALFWPSIGFAPLPSFAWPQMPEDAYGRWTGSYARLSTGYAVSTSRHFGSYSGPTVGFEGGRMWQEGPILYGISGGFDYLAGLGGNLTPGYGRLAYSNDFAGSLEVKVGTLVAPDVLVYAKTGALALHQTLRVGPTPGSLPFTRQDIAVRPVAGVGVEWAVTDRLSLAVEAGVVGGGIR from the coding sequence ATGAGCAGACGCGCCGATTCCCGTCCGTTCCGCCGCCTCGCGGCCGGCCTCGTGCTCGGGGCCTGCTGGCTCCCGGCAGGCCCCGCCGCCGCCCAGGCGCTGTTCTGGCCGTCCATCGGCTTCGCGCCGCTGCCCTCCTTCGCGTGGCCGCAGATGCCCGAGGACGCGTACGGCCGCTGGACCGGCTCCTACGCCCGCCTCTCGACCGGCTACGCGGTCAGCACGTCCCGGCATTTCGGCAGCTATTCGGGACCGACCGTCGGGTTCGAGGGCGGCCGGATGTGGCAGGAGGGCCCGATCCTCTACGGCATCAGCGGCGGGTTCGATTACTTGGCCGGCCTCGGCGGCAACCTCACGCCGGGCTACGGGCGGCTCGCCTATTCCAACGACTTCGCCGGGTCGCTGGAGGTGAAGGTCGGCACCCTCGTCGCGCCGGACGTCCTGGTCTACGCCAAGACCGGCGCCCTGGCCCTGCACCAGACGCTGCGCGTCGGGCCGACCCCGGGGTCGCTGCCGTTCACGCGCCAGGACATCGCGGTGCGGCCGGTCGCCGGCGTGGGCGTCGAGTGGGCGGTCACGGACCGCCTCTCGCTGGCGGTCGAGGCGGGCGTGGTCGGCGGCGGGATCCGCTGA